A part of Streptomyces sp. DSM 40750 genomic DNA contains:
- a CDS encoding LacI family DNA-binding transcriptional regulator: MNIGEIAKRAGVSRSTVSYALSGKRPVSEDTRRRIQQVVDELGYRPSASARALANGRTSTLGLVFPPAGNHYTGMQLDFIGSVVEAAAAYDYDVLLSPSGMDSDRSFQRLLGERRVDGAILMEIRLEDDRVDHLTELGFPSVAIGRTARPEGGWWVGLDHTALVEACVHHLADLGHRRVAFVNRPEQLLRAGYESAHRGLDGFTKAAAERGLTVRTYCCGDDAASGQTCVERILHDDPATTALVTLNEAALGGLYRGLAQAGRHVPRDFSVTGVVAGRWAETVTPQLTAADVPAAELGRLAVDLLVERLDQPGTPPRHHLLAPPISLRASTGPAGATPGADAGSDMTP; the protein is encoded by the coding sequence GTGAACATCGGTGAGATCGCCAAGCGGGCCGGTGTCTCGCGGAGCACCGTGTCCTACGCGTTGAGCGGCAAGCGCCCGGTCTCGGAGGACACACGCCGGCGGATCCAGCAGGTCGTCGACGAACTGGGCTACCGGCCCAGTGCCAGTGCCCGCGCCCTGGCCAACGGTCGGACCAGCACGCTCGGCCTGGTCTTCCCGCCGGCCGGGAACCACTACACGGGCATGCAGCTGGACTTCATCGGCAGTGTGGTGGAGGCCGCCGCGGCCTACGACTACGACGTACTGCTGTCCCCCAGCGGCATGGACAGCGACCGTTCCTTCCAGCGGTTGCTGGGGGAGCGGCGGGTCGACGGCGCGATCCTGATGGAGATCAGGCTGGAGGACGACCGGGTCGACCATCTCACCGAGCTGGGCTTCCCCTCCGTCGCCATCGGCCGTACCGCTCGTCCCGAGGGCGGCTGGTGGGTGGGCCTCGACCACACCGCGCTGGTCGAGGCGTGCGTCCACCATCTGGCGGATCTCGGCCACCGCCGGGTCGCCTTCGTCAACCGTCCCGAGCAGCTGCTGCGGGCCGGGTACGAGTCCGCACACCGCGGCCTGGACGGCTTCACGAAGGCCGCGGCCGAGCGCGGGCTGACGGTCCGGACGTACTGCTGCGGGGACGACGCGGCCTCGGGCCAGACCTGTGTGGAACGGATCCTGCACGACGATCCGGCCACCACCGCCCTGGTCACGCTGAACGAGGCCGCACTGGGCGGCCTCTACCGGGGCCTGGCCCAGGCCGGCCGCCATGTGCCGCGCGACTTCTCCGTCACCGGAGTCGTGGCCGGCCGCTGGGCGGAGACGGTGACCCCGCAGCTCACCGCGGCGGACGTACCGGCGGCCGAGTTGGGCCGTCTGGCCGTCGACCTGCTGGTGGAGCGGCTCGACCAACCCGGCACGCCGCCCCGGCACCACCTGCTCGCACCGCCGATCTCGCTCCGGGCCAGCACCGGGCCCGCGGGAGCCACGCCCGGTGCGGACGCCGGATCCGATATGACGCCCTGA
- a CDS encoding amino acid ABC transporter ATP-binding protein encodes MTDSVTSAKTGAAIPPPGPEAVVRVEGLSKSFDGRLVLDDVHLEVPRGRIVSVIGQSGGGKTTLMRCVNLLERPDRGTVAVAGEVVHQGGRTVCRDLARLRRTVGMVFQRFHLFPHLTAVENVVLAQRKAGVPEHEALDRAVALLRRVNVAHRALALPDQLSGGEQQRVAIARALALTPEVLLFDEPTSSLDPEATREVLSVMRELAADGMTMLLVTHELPFAREVSDHVVFVDGGRVVEEGRPEEVLDHPARARTREFLSSYGTAS; translated from the coding sequence ATGACCGACTCGGTCACTTCGGCGAAGACCGGCGCCGCCATTCCTCCGCCGGGCCCGGAGGCGGTCGTACGCGTCGAAGGTCTGAGCAAGTCCTTCGACGGCCGCCTGGTACTCGACGACGTCCACCTGGAGGTCCCCCGGGGCCGCATAGTGAGCGTCATCGGGCAGAGCGGCGGCGGGAAGACGACGTTGATGCGCTGCGTCAACCTGCTGGAACGCCCGGACCGGGGCACGGTCGCGGTCGCCGGCGAGGTCGTGCACCAGGGCGGCCGCACGGTCTGCCGCGACCTGGCCCGGCTCCGCCGCACCGTAGGCATGGTCTTCCAGCGGTTCCACCTCTTCCCGCACCTCACGGCCGTAGAGAACGTCGTCCTCGCCCAGCGCAAGGCGGGCGTCCCCGAACACGAGGCGCTGGACCGGGCCGTCGCACTGCTGCGCCGGGTCAACGTCGCCCACCGCGCCCTCGCCCTGCCCGACCAGCTCTCCGGCGGCGAACAGCAACGCGTCGCCATCGCGCGCGCCCTCGCCCTCACCCCCGAAGTGCTCCTCTTCGACGAACCCACGTCCTCCCTGGACCCGGAAGCGACTCGCGAGGTACTGAGCGTGATGCGGGAACTCGCCGCCGACGGCATGACCATGCTGCTGGTCACCCACGAACTGCCCTTCGCCCGCGAGGTCTCCGACCACGTCGTCTTCGTCGACGGCGGCCGCGTCGTGGAGGAGGGCAGGCCCGAGGAGGTCCTCGACCACCCGGCCCGGGCCCGCACCCGGGAGTTCCTCTCCTCCTACGGGACCGCGTCATGA
- a CDS encoding carbohydrate ABC transporter permease, with product MLFPVYWMLNVSFTRDQDMRKSPPDLFPAHGTLDGYRKVLDEQLPYLGTSLVIGLGTVVLTVALSAPAGYALAKLRPRGGGILGFVLLAAQMIPGIIMAMGFYAIYLSLGLLQSVPGLIVADSTLAVPFAVLIFTAFMSGIPGELLQAAKTDGAGPLRTFWSVVLPMSRNAVVTVSLFAFLWSWSDFVFAGTLVNGGAHEPITLGIYHYIGNNNQEWNAIMATAVVASLPAAVILVLAQRYVAAGVTAGAVKD from the coding sequence ATGCTGTTCCCGGTCTACTGGATGCTCAACGTGTCCTTCACCCGCGACCAGGACATGCGCAAGAGCCCGCCCGACCTGTTCCCCGCCCACGGCACACTGGACGGCTACCGCAAGGTGCTGGACGAGCAGTTGCCCTACCTCGGCACCAGCCTCGTCATCGGCCTGGGCACCGTCGTCCTGACCGTGGCCCTGTCCGCACCCGCCGGATACGCGCTGGCCAAACTGCGCCCGCGCGGCGGTGGCATCCTCGGCTTCGTCCTGCTGGCCGCCCAGATGATCCCCGGCATCATCATGGCGATGGGCTTCTACGCCATCTACCTCAGCCTCGGTCTGCTCCAGTCGGTCCCCGGCCTCATCGTCGCCGACTCGACCCTGGCCGTCCCCTTCGCCGTACTCATCTTCACCGCGTTCATGTCCGGCATCCCCGGCGAACTGCTCCAGGCCGCGAAGACGGACGGAGCCGGGCCGCTGCGCACCTTCTGGTCGGTCGTCCTGCCGATGAGCCGCAACGCCGTCGTCACGGTGTCGCTGTTCGCGTTCCTGTGGTCCTGGTCCGACTTCGTCTTCGCCGGCACCCTCGTCAACGGCGGCGCCCACGAGCCGATCACCCTCGGCATCTACCACTACATAGGCAACAACAACCAGGAGTGGAACGCCATCATGGCCACCGCCGTCGTGGCCTCGCTGCCGGCCGCGGTGATCCTCGTCCTCGCCCAGCGCTACGTCGCCGCCGGCGTGACCGCGGGCGCGGTCAAGGACTGA
- a CDS encoding carbohydrate ABC transporter permease produces the protein MSHTTQVPHRRPVSGHSGTAPAAPPRARRRPGSQQWAAWAFLAPVTLYLVVFYAYPLYRNLDLSLRDYTVRSFVQGDAPFTGLENYRAVLDAPTFAPALLHTVVFTVVCLFFQYAIGLALAVFFNQHFRLSATLRALFLVPWLLPLIVSASTWSWMLNSESGLVNALLGIVGIDPVNWLTSPSWSLTSVIIANIWIGVPFNLVVLHSGLQSIPAGLYEAAALDGAGAWRRFWSITFPLLRPVSAITVLLGLVYTLKVFDIIWIMTKGGPAESSTTFATWSYQLGFGNLVPAFGPGAAVGNLLVVAALVFGLIYVRVQRKQALS, from the coding sequence ATGAGTCACACGACACAAGTGCCGCACCGCCGGCCCGTGTCCGGGCACAGCGGTACGGCCCCCGCGGCACCGCCCCGGGCACGGCGCCGTCCCGGCTCCCAGCAGTGGGCAGCCTGGGCGTTCCTCGCTCCGGTGACGCTCTACCTCGTCGTCTTCTACGCCTATCCGCTCTACCGCAACCTCGACCTGAGCCTGCGCGACTACACCGTCCGCTCCTTCGTCCAGGGCGACGCGCCGTTCACGGGCCTGGAGAACTACCGGGCCGTCCTCGACGCCCCGACCTTCGCCCCGGCGCTGCTCCACACGGTCGTCTTCACCGTCGTCTGCCTCTTCTTCCAGTACGCCATCGGCCTGGCCCTCGCGGTCTTCTTCAACCAGCACTTCCGGCTCTCCGCCACCCTGCGGGCCTTGTTCCTGGTGCCCTGGCTGCTGCCGCTGATCGTGTCGGCCTCCACCTGGTCGTGGATGCTCAACAGCGAATCCGGCCTCGTCAACGCTCTGTTGGGCATCGTGGGCATCGACCCGGTGAACTGGCTGACCTCGCCGTCCTGGTCGCTGACCTCGGTGATCATCGCCAACATCTGGATCGGCGTGCCGTTCAACCTGGTCGTGCTCCACAGCGGCCTGCAGTCCATCCCGGCGGGCCTGTACGAGGCCGCCGCCCTCGACGGGGCGGGTGCCTGGCGGCGGTTCTGGAGCATCACCTTCCCGCTGCTGCGTCCGGTGTCCGCCATCACGGTGCTCCTCGGGCTGGTCTACACGCTCAAGGTCTTCGACATCATCTGGATCATGACCAAGGGCGGTCCGGCGGAGTCGTCCACGACCTTCGCCACCTGGTCCTACCAGCTCGGTTTCGGCAACCTGGTGCCCGCCTTCGGCCCGGGCGCGGCCGTCGGCAACCTGCTCGTCGTCGCAGCCCTGGTCTTCGGCCTGATCTACGTCCGCGTCCAGAGAAAGCAGGCGCTGTCATGA
- a CDS encoding sugar ABC transporter substrate-binding protein translates to MNSSCRQRRLTAAALTVLAVATGTTACGSGSGGTGTKAADSGTYAIWDPYPQFDKGSAWAKLLDDCGTEAGVKIKRTAFDTSDLSNKALLAAQQDNSADVLIVDNPVVSTLAEAGVLTSTDDNKLDTSKVDPNLLAAGQSGGKTYGTPIGANTLALYYNKKVLKEAGVDIASVKDWTSLTAALEKVEKAGKKGITFSAIGTEEGSFQFLPWFWGSGAQLTDLDSAEAVSALTLWSDWVEKGYAPNSVINNTQTTSWQEFATGDYAFAENGTWQLAGAEKAGFEYGVIPVPGASGGNAAAPTGGEFVTIPVQGDTGRYTTSQKLATCLTSTENLYDTDTTLSYVAPTSEVQGKQVAANAGLKPWVEAVQAAKGRTSDDLGTKYPKISEQMWKAVQSALSGSQSPKDALSAAQSAVK, encoded by the coding sequence ATGAACAGCTCCTGCAGACAGCGTCGTCTGACCGCCGCAGCCCTGACCGTCCTGGCCGTCGCCACCGGTACCACCGCCTGCGGCTCCGGTTCGGGCGGCACCGGGACAAAGGCGGCGGACAGCGGCACGTACGCCATCTGGGACCCGTACCCGCAGTTCGACAAGGGCTCGGCCTGGGCGAAGCTGCTGGACGACTGCGGCACCGAGGCCGGGGTGAAGATCAAGCGGACCGCCTTCGACACCAGCGACCTGTCGAACAAGGCACTGCTGGCGGCGCAGCAGGACAACTCCGCGGACGTCCTCATCGTCGACAACCCCGTCGTGTCGACCCTGGCCGAGGCGGGCGTCCTCACCTCGACCGACGACAACAAGCTGGACACCTCGAAGGTGGATCCCAATCTGCTCGCGGCCGGCCAGTCGGGCGGGAAGACGTACGGCACGCCGATCGGCGCCAACACCCTCGCCCTCTACTACAACAAGAAGGTGCTGAAGGAAGCCGGCGTGGACATCGCCTCGGTCAAGGACTGGACGTCGCTGACGGCGGCGCTGGAGAAGGTCGAGAAGGCGGGCAAGAAGGGCATCACCTTCTCGGCGATCGGAACGGAGGAGGGCAGCTTCCAGTTCCTGCCCTGGTTCTGGGGCTCGGGCGCACAGCTGACCGACCTCGACTCCGCCGAGGCCGTCTCGGCGCTGACCCTGTGGAGCGACTGGGTGGAGAAGGGCTACGCGCCCAACTCGGTCATCAACAACACCCAGACGACCAGCTGGCAGGAGTTCGCGACCGGCGACTACGCCTTCGCCGAGAACGGCACCTGGCAGCTCGCGGGCGCCGAGAAGGCGGGCTTCGAGTACGGCGTCATCCCGGTCCCCGGCGCTTCCGGAGGCAATGCCGCCGCCCCGACCGGCGGCGAGTTCGTCACCATCCCCGTCCAGGGCGACACCGGCCGCTACACCACCTCGCAGAAGCTGGCGACCTGTCTGACCAGCACCGAGAACCTGTACGACACCGACACCACGCTGTCCTACGTGGCCCCCACCAGCGAGGTCCAGGGCAAGCAGGTGGCGGCGAACGCCGGGCTGAAGCCGTGGGTCGAGGCGGTGCAGGCGGCCAAGGGGCGCACCAGCGACGACCTGGGCACCAAGTACCCGAAGATCTCCGAGCAGATGTGGAAGGCCGTCCAGTCCGCCCTCAGCGGCTCGCAGTCCCCGAAGGACGCGCTGAGCGCCGCGCAGTCCGCCGTCAAGTGA
- a CDS encoding CdaR family transcriptional regulator yields MLSPSLAQEIAGDTSAVIGFNVLITDAEGMVIGSGDSSRVGTFHEASVEVIRTQEPATHSASQALRLRGVRPGVTLPLVTDGQAVGTVGITGTPGRVRRFGLLVKRQTEILLRESVMLRSRLLAERAAEKLLADIASYDPQVVEGDFLLFRAAELGFDLRLPRVAVAFEVTVAEPGSRRPGAPARDMALVRSELLRTVREVFADPQDIVATAAPGWIGVLHRLRTDRPAASLVADCRRVADVIAAQSPLTARAGIGEPADSLGALHDSYQDACDALHLTARRTNGSPAHPTPRGASGAPVHLISDLRIHQVLAAVGQPARSRLLAVTAADLRAQPDWPVLRDTITAWCEGGFNLVRAAEALHVHRNTVVYRMQKIEQLTGRPLRDHRTTMALYLACLSDQLGGAAETPGT; encoded by the coding sequence GTGCTGAGCCCGTCGCTCGCGCAGGAGATCGCCGGCGACACGTCCGCGGTCATCGGTTTCAACGTGCTGATCACCGATGCGGAGGGCATGGTCATCGGCAGCGGCGACAGCAGCCGGGTCGGCACCTTCCACGAGGCCTCCGTCGAGGTGATCCGCACCCAGGAACCGGCCACGCACAGCGCCTCGCAGGCGCTGCGGCTACGGGGTGTACGCCCCGGCGTCACCCTGCCGCTGGTCACGGACGGGCAGGCGGTGGGCACGGTCGGGATCACCGGAACCCCCGGCCGGGTGCGGCGTTTCGGCCTGCTGGTGAAGCGTCAGACGGAGATCCTGCTGAGGGAATCGGTGATGCTGCGGTCCCGTCTGCTCGCCGAGCGGGCGGCCGAGAAACTGCTCGCCGACATCGCCTCGTACGACCCTCAGGTGGTCGAGGGCGACTTCCTGCTCTTCCGGGCCGCCGAGCTGGGCTTCGACCTGCGGCTGCCCCGGGTCGCGGTGGCGTTCGAGGTGACCGTGGCCGAACCGGGCAGCCGTCGGCCCGGCGCACCGGCCCGGGACATGGCACTGGTCCGCTCGGAACTGCTGCGCACGGTCCGCGAGGTCTTCGCCGACCCCCAGGACATCGTCGCCACCGCGGCTCCCGGCTGGATCGGCGTGCTGCACCGGCTCCGGACCGACCGGCCGGCGGCGTCCCTGGTCGCCGACTGCCGCCGGGTCGCCGATGTCATCGCCGCGCAGAGCCCCCTCACCGCGCGCGCCGGGATCGGCGAACCGGCCGACTCCCTCGGCGCCCTCCACGACTCCTATCAGGACGCCTGCGACGCGCTCCATCTGACGGCCCGGCGGACGAACGGCTCCCCCGCCCACCCGACGCCCCGTGGGGCGAGCGGCGCCCCGGTCCACCTGATCTCCGATCTGCGGATCCACCAGGTCCTGGCGGCGGTGGGCCAGCCCGCCCGGAGCCGGCTGCTCGCGGTGACCGCCGCCGACCTGCGCGCCCAGCCGGACTGGCCGGTGCTCCGCGACACGATCACCGCGTGGTGCGAGGGCGGCTTCAATCTCGTGCGGGCGGCCGAGGCGCTGCACGTCCACCGCAACACCGTGGTCTACCGCATGCAGAAGATCGAGCAGCTCACCGGCCGCCCACTGCGTGACCATCGCACGACCATGGCTCTGTATCTCGCCTGCCTGTCCGACCAGTTGGGCGGGGCCGCCGAGACGCCCGGGACCTGA
- a CDS encoding amylo-alpha-1,6-glucosidase has translation MTAARSGPAFSVHDIPFSTYGSWFDISPVVAEKTRAEDLHLVSHQNGMHAVLRLVPLDAATGERAETRVEARPGLLSWTSGAGRVDLTYESPDTVRLRGAGLSLRVAAAARTLTPFGGTYFFHDAASDAYVFTSYETGRRYRVTVLSGRAADTFGSQALGGADRGLAVAADTDGPWEIAVEELDTARPPYAPTAAFDKIVEAARHSYADFVDTVAPWRSSATPAAELAAYVVWSATVRPAGLVTRPAVLMSKHWMDKVWSWDHCFNALALAPGLPDLARDQFHLPFDHQDEAGALPDSVTHSEVLHNFVKPPIHGWAFARLRRRLTTPPDRAALAETYDRLARWTDFWLTARRAPGAALPHYQHGNDSGWDNATTFDPERVVVTADLAAFLVLQLRELAELATYLGKPEEGRRWTLAAEATQAAMLDELWTGDRFVARGVASGDTWHSAGLLDLMPIVLGEHLPDEVSGVLAGRIEAHLTPYGLATELPTSPHYLSDGYWRGPIWAPATVLVEDGLRRGGHHRLADEISARFRALCETHGFAENFDALTGTGLRDRAYTWTASSYLLLAEAHENPHARDS, from the coding sequence ATGACCGCCGCCCGATCCGGCCCGGCCTTCTCCGTCCACGACATCCCGTTCAGCACGTACGGATCCTGGTTCGACATCTCCCCCGTGGTGGCCGAGAAGACCCGTGCCGAGGACCTCCACCTGGTCTCGCACCAGAACGGCATGCACGCCGTCCTGCGTCTCGTGCCGCTCGACGCCGCGACGGGCGAACGGGCCGAGACCCGCGTGGAGGCGAGACCTGGGCTGCTGAGCTGGACCAGCGGGGCCGGCCGCGTCGATCTCACCTACGAGTCGCCGGACACCGTCCGCCTGCGCGGTGCGGGCCTCTCGCTGCGCGTCGCGGCGGCGGCCCGGACGCTGACCCCGTTCGGCGGCACGTACTTCTTCCACGACGCGGCCTCCGACGCGTACGTGTTCACGTCGTACGAGACCGGACGCCGCTACCGCGTCACCGTGCTCTCCGGCAGGGCGGCCGACACGTTCGGCAGTCAGGCCCTGGGCGGTGCCGACCGTGGTCTCGCCGTCGCCGCCGACACGGACGGTCCCTGGGAGATCGCGGTCGAGGAACTCGACACGGCCCGCCCGCCGTACGCGCCGACGGCGGCCTTCGACAAGATCGTGGAGGCCGCGCGCCACTCCTACGCGGACTTCGTCGACACCGTGGCCCCGTGGCGCTCGTCCGCCACCCCGGCCGCCGAACTCGCCGCCTACGTCGTGTGGTCCGCGACCGTACGCCCGGCGGGGCTGGTCACCCGGCCCGCCGTACTGATGTCCAAGCACTGGATGGACAAGGTCTGGAGCTGGGACCACTGCTTCAACGCGCTCGCCCTGGCCCCCGGGTTGCCCGACCTGGCCCGGGACCAGTTCCACCTGCCCTTCGACCACCAGGACGAGGCCGGGGCGCTGCCCGACTCGGTCACCCACTCCGAAGTCCTCCACAACTTCGTCAAACCCCCCATCCACGGCTGGGCCTTCGCCCGCCTGCGCCGTCGGCTGACCACGCCCCCGGACCGGGCGGCACTGGCCGAGACGTACGACAGGCTGGCACGTTGGACGGACTTCTGGCTCACCGCACGGCGCGCCCCCGGCGCAGCCCTGCCCCACTACCAGCACGGCAACGACAGCGGCTGGGACAACGCCACCACCTTCGACCCCGAACGCGTGGTCGTCACCGCGGACCTGGCCGCCTTCCTCGTCCTCCAGCTGCGTGAACTCGCCGAGCTGGCAACGTACTTGGGCAAGCCGGAGGAGGGCCGCCGGTGGACGCTGGCCGCCGAGGCGACCCAGGCGGCGATGCTGGACGAACTGTGGACCGGTGACCGGTTCGTCGCCCGGGGGGTCGCGAGCGGCGACACCTGGCACAGCGCCGGCCTGCTCGACCTGATGCCCATCGTGCTGGGCGAGCATCTGCCGGACGAGGTCAGCGGCGTGCTGGCCGGACGCATCGAGGCCCACCTGACCCCGTACGGCCTGGCCACCGAACTGCCGACCTCACCGCACTACCTCTCCGACGGCTACTGGCGTGGCCCGATCTGGGCCCCCGCCACGGTCCTCGTCGAGGACGGCCTGCGCCGTGGCGGCCACCACCGACTGGCCGACGAGATCAGCGCCCGCTTCCGTGCCCTGTGCGAGACCCACGGCTTCGCCGAGAACTTCGACGCCCTGACCGGAACGGGTCTGCGCGACCGCGCCTACACCTGGACCGCCAGCAGCTACCTCCTCCTCGCCGAAGCCCACGAGAATCCGCATGCGCGGGATTCCTGA
- a CDS encoding substrate-binding periplasmic protein has translation MIRVRSLVAALSATLLLSTVAACGADGDDDPKNVSAKTAALGTLTPGVLKVAVQPYAPYTSVQGDKIVGLDGDILNHVAEKLGLTVEPQVTDFAGMLAGVQSRRVDITIGGVAWSADRQKQGLFTDPPYYSPPAMAVRSGKTYKTVDDLKGLELGTVEGYVWVKSIQAVPGAKLHAYPDANGVFDDLGAGRIDVGFLDPLLIIAAQKERPDLKIDTQYMTPPTAAQVKAEPDYQYFQPYQTGFYLPKKATALEKAISAEIDAMYGDGQLKKLVEKWGGDPEQFLKPAADVATARRGVDRPQDWTPPSIAQ, from the coding sequence ATGATCCGTGTGCGTTCGCTTGTTGCCGCCCTGTCCGCGACCCTCCTGCTGTCGACCGTCGCCGCCTGTGGCGCGGACGGCGACGACGACCCGAAGAACGTCTCCGCCAAGACCGCCGCGCTGGGCACACTCACTCCCGGCGTGCTCAAGGTGGCCGTCCAGCCGTACGCGCCCTACACCAGCGTCCAGGGCGACAAGATCGTCGGGCTGGACGGCGACATCCTCAACCACGTCGCCGAGAAACTCGGCCTCACGGTCGAACCCCAGGTCACGGACTTCGCGGGCATGCTCGCCGGGGTGCAGTCCCGCCGCGTCGACATCACGATCGGCGGGGTCGCCTGGTCGGCGGACCGGCAGAAGCAGGGTCTGTTCACCGACCCGCCCTACTACTCGCCCCCGGCGATGGCCGTGCGGTCCGGCAAGACGTACAAGACCGTCGACGATCTGAAGGGCCTGGAACTCGGCACGGTCGAGGGCTATGTCTGGGTCAAGTCGATCCAGGCCGTCCCCGGTGCGAAGCTGCACGCCTATCCGGACGCCAACGGGGTCTTCGACGACCTCGGCGCGGGCCGTATCGACGTCGGGTTCCTCGACCCGCTGCTCATCATCGCGGCACAGAAGGAACGGCCGGACCTGAAGATCGACACCCAGTACATGACGCCGCCGACCGCCGCACAGGTGAAGGCGGAGCCCGACTACCAGTACTTCCAGCCCTACCAGACAGGCTTCTACCTGCCCAAGAAGGCCACCGCGCTGGAGAAGGCGATCTCCGCGGAGATCGACGCCATGTACGGCGACGGCCAACTGAAGAAGCTCGTCGAGAAGTGGGGCGGAGACCCCGAGCAGTTCCTGAAGCCCGCCGCCGATGTCGCCACCGCCCGCCGGGGCGTGGACCGGCCCCAGGACTGGACGCCGCCGTCCATCGCCCAGTGA
- a CDS encoding amino acid ABC transporter permease gives MSDLSGFFEVPWSDYRPDLLDALGRTLSYTAVSFAGAVLLGLTVALLRLSRAWPARAVAAVYTEVFKNVPLLAIIFLAYFGLASAGLRLDVFTAGCLSLVVFYAAYLSEIFRSAISGVHAGQTEAGEALGLGRVGIFGHIILPQAVRQALPGTNTMLVDLLKSTSLLVTVSAAELMSEGRLITSATFRALEVYLVISAVYFALCYPLSQLLLLLERKVRAGVPLSPWRRRRLRAARVLLGGDVITNTGVDTGVKEATA, from the coding sequence ATGTCCGATCTCTCCGGCTTCTTCGAAGTCCCCTGGTCCGACTACCGGCCCGACCTGCTCGACGCGCTCGGGCGCACACTCTCCTACACGGCGGTGAGCTTCGCCGGCGCCGTGCTGCTCGGCCTGACGGTGGCCCTGCTCCGGCTGAGCAGGGCATGGCCGGCCCGTGCCGTCGCCGCCGTCTACACCGAGGTCTTCAAGAACGTCCCGCTGCTCGCCATCATCTTCCTGGCCTACTTCGGCCTCGCCTCCGCCGGGCTACGGCTGGATGTGTTCACGGCCGGCTGCCTCAGCCTCGTCGTCTTCTACGCCGCCTATCTGTCCGAGATCTTCCGGTCCGCGATCAGCGGAGTGCACGCCGGGCAGACAGAAGCCGGGGAGGCGCTGGGGCTGGGCAGGGTGGGCATCTTCGGCCACATCATCCTGCCCCAGGCCGTCCGGCAGGCGCTGCCCGGCACCAACACCATGCTGGTCGACCTGCTGAAGTCCACCTCGCTGCTCGTCACCGTCTCCGCCGCCGAGCTGATGTCCGAGGGCCGGCTCATCACCTCGGCCACCTTCCGCGCCCTCGAGGTCTACCTGGTCATCTCGGCCGTCTACTTCGCCCTCTGCTACCCCCTCTCCCAACTCCTCCTGCTCCTGGAGCGGAAGGTACGGGCGGGCGTCCCCCTGTCCCCGTGGCGACGGCGGCGGCTGCGCGCGGCCCGCGTCCTGCTCGGCGGCGACGTGATCACGAACACCGGTGTGGACACCGGCGTGAAGGAGGCGACGGCATGA